In one Rhodohalobacter sp. 614A genomic region, the following are encoded:
- a CDS encoding FecR domain-containing protein produces the protein MAMNNDKKWEQLAKYFAGELSKEENQIMETWIKSDPAREEEIDRLYEVWKETKNTSYELDVDKAWLKLSGNMDVFEKNQRDHKLKVSGIKHYDSYTPGSPHANTIKRAEIKWRRVMLVAATILIIASAGYFSFYYTQMQHRAAEVAAIENRVFVTRNGERATYILSDGTKVMLHAGSRLEIPDKYNQQERELFLEGEAYFEVTHDDEKPFIVRSERAYTRVLGTRFLVQAWPESDEVEVVVSEGKVAFGNHQENNAQSENEVLITRNKMGVIAEGKEPVVAEVTDINWYLGWTEGRLEFENRPLSEVLPRLERWYDIDIQVEDEKICQKKITAEIDYSQSMSEVLQGIALTLELEVERVDRSFMFRSPE, from the coding sequence ATGGCTATGAATAATGATAAAAAGTGGGAACAGCTTGCAAAATATTTTGCCGGTGAGTTGTCCAAAGAGGAAAATCAAATAATGGAAACGTGGATAAAATCAGATCCTGCACGAGAGGAAGAAATTGATCGGCTTTATGAAGTTTGGAAAGAGACAAAAAATACCTCCTATGAATTAGATGTTGACAAAGCATGGCTGAAATTATCAGGCAATATGGATGTATTTGAGAAGAACCAAAGAGACCACAAACTAAAAGTATCGGGTATTAAACATTATGATAGCTATACACCGGGTTCTCCGCATGCAAATACTATAAAAAGGGCGGAGATCAAATGGCGCCGGGTGATGCTGGTTGCGGCAACAATATTAATTATCGCATCTGCCGGCTACTTCTCATTTTATTATACACAAATGCAACATCGTGCTGCAGAGGTGGCGGCTATTGAGAACAGGGTTTTTGTTACAAGGAATGGTGAGAGGGCAACATACATACTCAGTGACGGCACCAAAGTAATGCTTCATGCCGGCAGCCGTCTTGAGATTCCCGACAAGTATAATCAGCAAGAACGGGAGCTGTTTCTGGAAGGTGAAGCCTACTTTGAGGTTACCCACGATGACGAAAAGCCATTTATCGTTCGGTCTGAAAGAGCTTATACCCGCGTTCTTGGAACCCGGTTCCTGGTTCAGGCCTGGCCCGAATCTGATGAGGTAGAAGTGGTTGTTTCTGAAGGAAAGGTTGCATTTGGAAACCACCAGGAAAATAATGCCCAATCCGAAAATGAAGTTCTGATTACCAGGAACAAAATGGGAGTAATTGCCGAGGGGAAAGAACCCGTTGTTGCCGAAGTTACCGATATAAATTGGTACCTGGGATGGACCGAAGGCAGGCTCGAATTTGAAAACAGACCTTTAAGCGAAGTTCTTCCCCGGCTTGAAAGATGGTACGACATAGATATTCAGGTAGAGGATGAAAAGATATGCCAGAAAAAAATTACTGCTGAAATCGACTATAGCCAATCTATGAGTGAAGTACTTCAGGGCATTGCTCTTACACTCGAACTGGAAGTTGAAAGGGTAGATCGCTCGTTTATGTTCCGGTCTCCCGAGTGA
- a CDS encoding RNA polymerase sigma-70 factor, producing the protein MNPKKSDNGSFLSSKHMEEKQWVRQVREEGSRQAFEKIFRAYYKRLHGFAYSYLLQSETAEDVVQSVFLKIWTQRESWDPPGTVKAYLFSAVRNESLNKIRHEKIVAESEEEIISRLGELRKHSSLSDDYDIKELREEIERAINALPPRCRQIFILNRRSGLTYTEIAEYLEISINTVNTQMGRALKSLRDHLSDYLYILFVAGSSSLFF; encoded by the coding sequence ATGAATCCCAAAAAATCGGATAATGGTTCATTTCTTTCTTCCAAGCATATGGAAGAGAAACAATGGGTGAGGCAAGTTCGGGAAGAGGGAAGCAGGCAAGCTTTTGAAAAAATATTTAGGGCCTATTACAAGCGGCTTCATGGTTTTGCATATAGCTACCTGTTACAGTCCGAAACTGCCGAAGATGTTGTTCAATCAGTCTTCCTAAAAATATGGACGCAAAGAGAGTCTTGGGACCCGCCGGGTACAGTTAAAGCCTACCTTTTTTCCGCAGTTCGGAATGAATCCCTGAATAAAATCAGGCACGAGAAAATTGTTGCAGAGTCTGAAGAAGAAATTATCTCCAGGCTTGGAGAACTTAGGAAACATTCGAGTCTATCCGATGATTATGACATTAAAGAATTGAGAGAAGAAATTGAGAGAGCAATCAATGCGCTTCCTCCCAGGTGCCGGCAAATTTTTATTCTGAACCGCAGAAGCGGTCTCACTTATACCGAAATTGCCGAATATCTGGAGATTTCAATTAATACAGTAAATACACAAATGGGCAGAGCCTTAAAGTCTCTTCGGGATCATCTTTCAGACTACTTATATATTCTTTTCGTAGCCGGCTCATCCAGTTTGTTCTTTTAG